The Pantoea eucalypti sequence GGCGGTGATCTTTAACGCCCTGGTGATTGTCTTCCTGATCCCGCTGGCCCTGAAAGGCGTCAGCTACCGCCCACTGAGCGCCGCTGCGCTGCTGCGCCGCAACCTGCTGATTTATGGTCTGGGTGGCCTGCTGGTGCCGTTTGTCGGCATCAAAGCGATCGATCTGCTGTTAGTGTTTTCAGGCATGGCCTGAGGAGAGAAAAATGAGTCAGTTACGTCCGGCAATTTTACTGTTGTTGCTGCTTACGCTTGTCACCGGCGTGGTTTATCCTTTGCTTACTACTGGTCTGGCGCAATGGCTGTTTCCGTCCCAGTCCAGCGGCTCGCTACTGGAGGAAGATGGCGTGGCGCGCGGGTCAGCACTGATTGGCCAGAATTTTACCCAGCCCAACTATTTCTGGGGCCGCCCTTCAGCCACAGGCGATAAACCCTATAACCCGCTCTCCTCAGGCGGCAGCAACCTGGCCGCCAGCAATCCGGCGCTGGATAAAGCGGTAGCCGATCGCGTCGCTGCGCTGCGGGCCGCGAACCCGCAGGCACCGGCTGCCGTGCCGGTCGAGCTGGTCACTGCCTCAGCCAGCGGGCTGGACCCGGATATTTCGCCGGAGGCCGCGCGCTGGCAGGCGCCGCGTGTCGCCGCCAGCCGCAAAGTGCCGGTGGCGCAGGTCGAGGCGCTGATTGAAAAGATGACGCATCGTCAACTGATGCCATTCCTCGGCACACCGACGATCAACGTGTTGCAGCTGAATATGGCGCTCAACGAACTGTAATGGTGTTAAGGAAGCGATGAACCACGAACCCCAGCGTCCCGATCCCGACGCGCTGCTGCAGGCTAATCGCGAAACGCATCGCGGACAGCTGAAAATTTACTTTGGTGCCTGTGCTGGCGTGGGCAAAACCTACGCCATGCTGCAGGAGGCACAGCGGCTGCGTGCGCAGGGTCTGGATGTGCTGATCGGCGTGGTAGAGACCCACGAACGGCCGGAAACCGCACAGCTGCTGACAGGATTAACCCTGCTGCCGCGTCGCGCCACCGGCCGTTCGCGTCATGCAGAGTTTGATCTCGATGCCGCGCTGGCCCGCCATCCTGCCGTCATCCTGATGGATGAGCTGGCGCACACCAACGTTAAGGGCTCGCGCCATCCCAAGCGCTGGCAGGATATTGAGGAGCTGCTGGAAGCGGGCATCGACGTCCTGACCACCGTCAACGTGCAGCATCTTGAGAGCCTCAACGATGTGGTCGGCGGCGTCACCGGCATTCAGGTGCGCGAAACCGTGCCCGATCCCTTTTTTGACAGTGCCGACGAAGTGGTGCTGGTCGATCTGCCGCCTGACGATCTGCGCCAGCGATTGAAAGAGGGCAAAGTTTATATTGGCGATCGTGCTGAGCGCGCCATCGAAAACTTTTTCCGTAAAGGTAATCTCTTCGCCCTGCGTGAGCTGGCGCTGCGCCGCACCGCCGATCGGGTAGACGATCAGATGCGCGCCTGGCGCGATCAGCAGGGACGGGAGCGCGTCTGGCACACCCGCGACGCTATTCTGCTCTGTATTGGCGACGACAGCGGCAGTGAAAAGCTGGTGCGCACCGCAGCCCGCCTGGCGGCGCGACTGGGCAGCGAATGGCACGCGGTCTATGTTGAAACGCCCCGGCTCAACCGGCTGCCGGAAGCACGGCGACGGGCCATCCTGCGCACATTACAGCTGGCACAGGAGCTGGGCGCGGAAACCGCCACCCTTTCTGAACCGGATGAAGCGGAAGCGGTGCTGGGTTATGCCCGCGAACACAATCTGGGCAAAATCGTCACGGGCCGTCGCCCACTCCGGCGCTGGCGGCGTGACAGTTTTGCTGAACGACTGGGCCAGCTTGGCCCGGATCTCGATTTGCTGGTCGTGGCGCTGGATGAGCCACTGAAAGATGCGCCGCATCCGCTGCCGGATGGTCGTGTTAACAGCGAAAAATGGCGCATTCAGCTGCGCGGCGTGATGATGGCGCTGGTGCTCTGCATCCTGGTGACCGCAGCCGGGCAATCGGTGCTGATCAATTTCGATCCCGCCAACTGCGTGATGATCTACCTGCTGGCGGTGGTGATCGTGGCACTACGCTATGGCCGCTGGCCGTCGGTGATCGCCACGGTGATAAATATCTTCGCCTTCGACCTCTTCTTTGTGGCCCCCACCGGCACGGTGGCGGTCTCCGACCTGCAATACCTGGTGACCTTTGGCGTGATGCTGGCGGTCGGCGTGATTGTCGGGAATCTTACGGCAGGCGTGCGCTATCAGGCGCGGGTGGCGCGCTACCGCGAGCAGCGGGCGCGTCAGCTCTATGAGATGGCGAAATCGCTGGGCAGTGCGTTGACACCGCAGGATATCGCCGCCACCAGCCAGCGTGTGCTCGACGCCACGCTACAGGCGCGCTGCCTGCTGCTGCTGCCCGATGAGCAGGGCGAGCTGAAAGCGGTGGGCGATGCGTTACCGGCCAGCGAGCCGGATCGCGCGATTGCTAAATGGAGTTACAGCAAAGGCCAGCCTGCAGGCGCGGGCACCGATACCTTACCGGCAGTGCCTTATCAGATCCTGCCGCTGAAAAGCGGCGCGCAGTGCCGGGGATTACTGGTGGTGGAGCCGCAGAACCTGCGTCAGCTGATGATTCCTGAGCAGCAGCGGCTGGTGGAAACCTTTACGGTGCTGATCGCCAATGCCCTGGAGCGGATGGCGCTGTCTCACAGCGAGGCAGCGTCCCGTCTCTCAGCGGAGCGTGAACAGCTGCGCAATGCGTTGCTGTCGGCGCTGTCACACGACCTGCGCACCCCGCTGACCGTACTGTTTGGTCAGGCAGAAATGCTGATGCTTGACCTGGCCAGTGACAACTCAAAATATGTGCCGCAGGCCAGCCAGATTCGCGAGCAGACGCTCAGCACCATCCGGCTGGTGAGCAACATGCTGGATATGGCGCGCATTCAGTCGGGCGGCCTCAATCTGCGGGAAGAGTGGCTGGCGCTGGAAGAGGTGATTGGTGGGGCATTGAGCAGCATGGCACCCTCGCTCAAGGGGCATGAGGTCCAGCTCGACCTGCCGGATGACATCGTGCTGATCAAAGGGGACAGCACGCTGCTGGAGCGGGTTTTCACTAACCTGATAGAGAACAGCCTGAAGTATGCCGGTAATAGCGCGCCACGCGGCATCCGCGCCTGGCGTGCAGCATCACGACTGGAAATTGCGGTCTGGGATGGCGGACCCGGCATTGCCGAAGAGGATTTAACCCGGATATTCGATAAGTTCTGGCGCGGCAATAAAGAGTCGGCGGTGCCGGGCGTCGGGCTGGGTCTGGCGATCTGTAAAACCATTATCGAAAGCCATGGCGGCCAGATCTGGGCCGAAAACCGGCCCGAAGGTGGCGCGGCATTTCGTCTCTCGCTGCCGCTGCCGCCCGCCCCTGAAATTTCTGACGAAGGGCTGAAATAACTTCACAGTGGATCAGTTATACTGCCGGTCCTGTTTGATTATTCGTGGGATTGTATGGAACGTTTTACCGAAAACCTGATGTATGCATCGCGCTGGTTGCTGGCTCCGGTTTACATTGGACTTTCGCTGGGATTACTGGCGCTGACCATTAAATTTTTCCAGGAAATTTTCCACCTGCTGCCCAACATTTTCAGCATTGCGGAAAACGATCTGATTCTTCTGCTGCTCTCACTGGTGGATATGACGCTGGTTGGCGGCCTGCTGGTGATGGTAATGCTGTCGGGTTATGAGAACTTCATCTCTAAACTCGACATCGACGAAGACAAAGAGAAGCTGAGCTGGCTGGGCAAGATGGACTCCGGCTCGCTGAAAAACAAAGTCGCTGCCTCCATCGTTGCCATCTCGTCGATTCACCTGCTGCGGGTGTTCATGGAAGCGCGTAATGTCGAAAACGACAAACTCATGTGGTACGTGATTATCCACCTGACCTTTGTGCTCTCTGCCTTTGTGATGGGCTGGCTGGACAAAATGTCGCGCTACGATAAAAAGTAAAATATCCCCCTGGTGGCCCGCTGACGCGGGCCTCTGCGTTATCCTTTCCGATCTGTTTTCCCTGAACGACCTGCTGGCTGCGACGCCGGACGCGTGCCCGCCAGTTGCGGCATCACCTCTTTAATCATCGCAAAAAAGTGTTGCAGCCTGGCCGGGTAGTAACTCGCCCAGGGATAAGTCAGCCACACCGGCAGCGGTGGTGCCTGCCACGCAGGCACCAGCTGAACCAGGTCGCCATCGGCTAAATCTTCCTGTACCGCCCAGGAGGAGACAATTGCCGCACCCATGCCCGCCAGCGCCGCTTTGCGCACCGCATATAAACTGTCACTGCTCAGCCGTGGCGTAATCGCCAGATTCACCGGCTGGCCATCGTCAATCTTTTGCAATGCCACTTCGTTACGGTAAAAACTGGTGAGGGCCAGCCATGGCAGATCACGCAGCTGTTCAATCTGCGCTATGGGCGGATACTGTGCCAGCAGGTGCGGGGCCGCCACCACAATGCGCGGCACTTCGGCCAGCAGAACCGCCACCACCGAGGGATCGGTTGGCGCACCGACCTGAATGGCGCAGTCGACATTCTCGGCCATAAAGTCGGGCGTGCGATCGTTCAGCATCCACTCAATATTGAGCCGGGGATAGCGATGCAGATAGTCCACCAGTGGGGCGATCAGCTGATCCTGGCCAAAGGCGTGCGGGGCACGAACCCGCAGTGTACCGACCGGATCGGCACTGGCGCCGGTCAGCTCATCTTCCAGCGTATGCCAGGTCGCCAGCAACTGCCGTGCCTGGGCGTAGCAGCGTTCACCATCATCGGTGAGTTTCAGCGCATGCGTGGTGCGCAGGATCAGCTTCAGCCCCAGCCGCTGCTCAAGGGTCTGCAGCCGACGACTGACGGTAGGTTGTGTCGTACCCAGCTGGGCCGCGGCGGCCGATAAGCTGCCACTCTCGACGATACGGATAAAGGTCTGCATCAGGTCGATGCGATCGCTACTGTTAGGATTGTTCATACGTACCACGCATAACGGTTTTGCCTGATATCAGTCTACCGCGTATAACCGCGATGCGCTTTAATGGTTGTACGAAATGAAGAGGATTACAGCATGTCAGCCATATCAACCCAGACTCAAAATGAATCGCTCTCCACACCGCTGGTGTTTACCCTGGCCGCGGGTGCCGGACTCAGCGTTGCGTCGATTTACTACAGCCAGCCGATGCTGGATATCATCAGCAAACAGTTTAACGCAGGCATTGGCGCAGTCGGTATGGTGCCGATGCTGACCCAGGCGGGCTATGCACTGGGTATTCTGCTGCTGGCGCCACTGGGCGATCGTCATGACCGTCGCACCATTATCTTTATCAAGGGCTTACTGCTGGTGGCAGCGCTGCTGCTGTGTGGTTTTTCCGGTGGGCTCAGCGCGCTGCTGATTGCCAGTTTTATCACCGGCCTGACGGCTACGGTGGCGCAGGATATTGTGCCTGCATCGGCGGCGCTGGCCCCGGAACGCAGCCGGGGTAAAACGGTCGGCACGGTGATGACCGGGCTGCTGGTTGGCATCCTCTTGTCGCGGGTGGTCAGTGGGGTGGTGGCGGAGTATTTCGGCTGGCGCACCATGTATATGATTGCCGCGCTGGCGGTGCTGCTGATTACGCTGACGCTGTGGCGTGTGCTGCCGCGCTTCACACCGGGTACCTCGGTAAGCTACCCGCGCCTGCTGCTGTCGCTGGTGCATCTGTGGCGTCACCACCAGACGCTGCGCCGGGCCGCGCTGGCGCAGGGTCTGCTGTCAGTGGCCTTCAGCGCCTTCTGGTCGACACTGGCGTTAATGCTTAGCGACCGCTTTCATCTGGACAGTGCCGTTGCCGGAGCCTTTGGTTTAGCCGGTGCAGCGGGCGCCATGGCGGCACCGCTGGCGGGCAGTTTTGCTGACCGCATTGGTCCGGCAAGGGTCACGCAGGCGGGTGCCGCGCTGGTAACGATCTCTTTTGCGCTGATGTTCCTGCTGCCATTACTGCCCATGCCGGCGCAGCTGGCGCTGATAGTCGTCTGTACTATCGGCTTTGATTTAGGCGTACAGGCCACGCTGGTGGCGCATCAGACGCTGGTCTACGGCCTGGCCCCGGAAGCACGTAGTCGCCTTAATGCGCTGCTGTTTACCGTGGTGTTTATCGGTATGGCGACCGGTGCGGCGCTGGGCAGTCTGGCGCTGGCACACTGGGGCTGGAATGGCGTGGTTGCACTCGCCACCATAGCTGGTGCAGCCGCTGTCGCGGTCCGCTTCGCCAGTCGTCACCTGAAAAACTGACACCTCGCCCGTCAAAAAATGTGCCAGGCTTATTCATAAACCCGAAATATTCTGGAGTGTTATGAACTTTTTAGCCTGGACAGCAGCGACGGGCGGCCTCCTGCTGCTGATGTCGCTGGCTTCCGGTTGGATTCACCGGGGGCCAGTCACCTCATTTGGCCTGTTTCTGATCGCGGGTATGCTGTGCGGCCCGTGGGGATTTGATGTTATCCACCTTGATATCGTTACCCATTCCGAAGCCGTGGCCCACATCACTGAAATCACCATGGCAGCCTCGCTGTTTATCACCGGTCTCAAGCTGCGTCAGCCGCTGCAGAACAACTGCTGGCACACCGGGCTGAAGCTGGCCTTTCCCGCCATGCTGCTCACCGTCGCCGCGATGACCCTGCTGGCACACTTCCTTGTGGGATTAGACTGGCCGATTGCGCTGGCGTTTGGGGCGATTGTCGCACCCACCGATCCGGTGCTGGCGAGCTTAATCTCGGTCAATGATGCGCAGGATGATGACTCGCTGCGTGTGGCAATATCCAGCGAGGCGGGCATGAACGACGGCTCCGCATTACCACTGCTGATGCTGGCGCTGCTGCTGTTCAATGGCGAAAGCCTGAATGGCGCGATGCTGGCGCACTGGGGCGCGGTCGAAGTGCTCTGGGCGATTGGCGGCGGTCTTATCATCGGTTTTGTGCTGGGGCAGTTGATCGGCATGCTGGCGACCCGACTGCGCAATGCCAATGGCGATGTCGCACCCAATGATTTTCTGGCGCTGGCGCTGATAGCACTGAGTTATTCACTGGTGGAGTGGCTGGGTGCTTCCGGCTTCCTGGCTGCCTTTGCCGCCGGGCTGGGATTACGCCGCGCAGAACTGGGCGTGTTCCGTCGTCATCAGCCGGATGATCTCTCTGACGACGAGCGGATATTGCCCTCTGAGGCGCTGGTGAATCCTAACATGCGTCTGGCGCATCAGGGCGGCACGAATATGGTCAAATCGATTGGGTTTGTAGTAGGCGACGCCCTCTCTTTTGGCGATACTATTGAACGTTTACTGGCGGCTGGCATGATGGTGGTGCTGGGCGTCACACTGGCGCAGCACTGGAACATCTACGGCGTGCTGATTGGCCTGGTGCTGTTTGCGGTGGTGCGACCGCTGGCCGTCTGGCTGGTAACAATGCGAGCCGGACTGCCGCTGGGGCAGCGTCTGCTGATTGGCTGGCTGGGCATCCGGGGGATTGGCAGTCTGAACTACATCGCCTATGCCTGGACGCACGGGATGCAAGGCCCGCAGATGGAAATTATGACCAATATGGCGTTAACGCTGGTGGTCTGCAGCGTGGTGGTTCACGGCACCACCGTGACGCCGCTGCTGAACTGGCGTCAGAAGCGCCTCGAAGCCCTTCAGCGCAAGGTTTAACCCGAACGAACAGGAGTTAAGAATGAAAGTAACTCAGATAGTGCTGCTGAGTATCCTCGCCACCGGCAGCGCGCTGGCGGCGGATGACACTGACACTGAGCAGAATGTTTACGCCAGTCAGTTATGCCACATCGTCAGCGGCGAGAAAAAGGTCGCCACTGCAGATCATTACGTTGAGCAGATGAAATCGACCGTGGCGGGCGGCCAGTCACCGTCGGCGATGAATCAGCCCGAATTCGACGAAGAGTCTGCGCGTGAAGTGGCCAGTGCCTGGCTGCAACTGGGGGACGATGAGCGTGCCAAACTGCGCGTCAACGAACAGCAGTGTGAACAGGCCGTGATGGCGCAGTTCCAGCAGGAAGATTAACCAGACGGAATGAAATAAAACGCGCCTGCCGGGCGCGTTTTTTTATGGCTTTTCAGGGGCTGTTGCGTACATAATCGCCAGCCAGTGCACCA is a genomic window containing:
- the kdpC gene encoding potassium-transporting ATPase subunit KdpC gives rise to the protein MSQLRPAILLLLLLTLVTGVVYPLLTTGLAQWLFPSQSSGSLLEEDGVARGSALIGQNFTQPNYFWGRPSATGDKPYNPLSSGGSNLAASNPALDKAVADRVAALRAANPQAPAAVPVELVTASASGLDPDISPEAARWQAPRVAASRKVPVAQVEALIEKMTHRQLMPFLGTPTINVLQLNMALNEL
- the kdpD gene encoding two-component system sensor histidine kinase KdpD; protein product: MNHEPQRPDPDALLQANRETHRGQLKIYFGACAGVGKTYAMLQEAQRLRAQGLDVLIGVVETHERPETAQLLTGLTLLPRRATGRSRHAEFDLDAALARHPAVILMDELAHTNVKGSRHPKRWQDIEELLEAGIDVLTTVNVQHLESLNDVVGGVTGIQVRETVPDPFFDSADEVVLVDLPPDDLRQRLKEGKVYIGDRAERAIENFFRKGNLFALRELALRRTADRVDDQMRAWRDQQGRERVWHTRDAILLCIGDDSGSEKLVRTAARLAARLGSEWHAVYVETPRLNRLPEARRRAILRTLQLAQELGAETATLSEPDEAEAVLGYAREHNLGKIVTGRRPLRRWRRDSFAERLGQLGPDLDLLVVALDEPLKDAPHPLPDGRVNSEKWRIQLRGVMMALVLCILVTAAGQSVLINFDPANCVMIYLLAVVIVALRYGRWPSVIATVINIFAFDLFFVAPTGTVAVSDLQYLVTFGVMLAVGVIVGNLTAGVRYQARVARYREQRARQLYEMAKSLGSALTPQDIAATSQRVLDATLQARCLLLLPDEQGELKAVGDALPASEPDRAIAKWSYSKGQPAGAGTDTLPAVPYQILPLKSGAQCRGLLVVEPQNLRQLMIPEQQRLVETFTVLIANALERMALSHSEAASRLSAEREQLRNALLSALSHDLRTPLTVLFGQAEMLMLDLASDNSKYVPQASQIREQTLSTIRLVSNMLDMARIQSGGLNLREEWLALEEVIGGALSSMAPSLKGHEVQLDLPDDIVLIKGDSTLLERVFTNLIENSLKYAGNSAPRGIRAWRAASRLEIAVWDGGPGIAEEDLTRIFDKFWRGNKESAVPGVGLGLAICKTIIESHGGQIWAENRPEGGAAFRLSLPLPPAPEISDEGLK
- a CDS encoding TIGR00645 family protein; protein product: MERFTENLMYASRWLLAPVYIGLSLGLLALTIKFFQEIFHLLPNIFSIAENDLILLLLSLVDMTLVGGLLVMVMLSGYENFISKLDIDEDKEKLSWLGKMDSGSLKNKVAASIVAISSIHLLRVFMEARNVENDKLMWYVIIHLTFVLSAFVMGWLDKMSRYDKK
- a CDS encoding LysR family transcriptional regulator, with the translated sequence MNNPNSSDRIDLMQTFIRIVESGSLSAAAAQLGTTQPTVSRRLQTLEQRLGLKLILRTTHALKLTDDGERCYAQARQLLATWHTLEDELTGASADPVGTLRVRAPHAFGQDQLIAPLVDYLHRYPRLNIEWMLNDRTPDFMAENVDCAIQVGAPTDPSVVAVLLAEVPRIVVAAPHLLAQYPPIAQIEQLRDLPWLALTSFYRNEVALQKIDDGQPVNLAITPRLSSDSLYAVRKAALAGMGAAIVSSWAVQEDLADGDLVQLVPAWQAPPLPVWLTYPWASYYPARLQHFFAMIKEVMPQLAGTRPASQPAGRSGKTDRKG
- a CDS encoding MFS transporter; this translates as MSAISTQTQNESLSTPLVFTLAAGAGLSVASIYYSQPMLDIISKQFNAGIGAVGMVPMLTQAGYALGILLLAPLGDRHDRRTIIFIKGLLLVAALLLCGFSGGLSALLIASFITGLTATVAQDIVPASAALAPERSRGKTVGTVMTGLLVGILLSRVVSGVVAEYFGWRTMYMIAALAVLLITLTLWRVLPRFTPGTSVSYPRLLLSLVHLWRHHQTLRRAALAQGLLSVAFSAFWSTLALMLSDRFHLDSAVAGAFGLAGAAGAMAAPLAGSFADRIGPARVTQAGAALVTISFALMFLLPLLPMPAQLALIVVCTIGFDLGVQATLVAHQTLVYGLAPEARSRLNALLFTVVFIGMATGAALGSLALAHWGWNGVVALATIAGAAAVAVRFASRHLKN
- a CDS encoding cation:proton antiporter, encoding MNFLAWTAATGGLLLLMSLASGWIHRGPVTSFGLFLIAGMLCGPWGFDVIHLDIVTHSEAVAHITEITMAASLFITGLKLRQPLQNNCWHTGLKLAFPAMLLTVAAMTLLAHFLVGLDWPIALAFGAIVAPTDPVLASLISVNDAQDDDSLRVAISSEAGMNDGSALPLLMLALLLFNGESLNGAMLAHWGAVEVLWAIGGGLIIGFVLGQLIGMLATRLRNANGDVAPNDFLALALIALSYSLVEWLGASGFLAAFAAGLGLRRAELGVFRRHQPDDLSDDERILPSEALVNPNMRLAHQGGTNMVKSIGFVVGDALSFGDTIERLLAAGMMVVLGVTLAQHWNIYGVLIGLVLFAVVRPLAVWLVTMRAGLPLGQRLLIGWLGIRGIGSLNYIAYAWTHGMQGPQMEIMTNMALTLVVCSVVVHGTTVTPLLNWRQKRLEALQRKV